One stretch of Hydrogenovibrio kuenenii DSM 12350 DNA includes these proteins:
- a CDS encoding outer membrane protein → MTIKNHKAAYKALGVALITSGALFFTATSAYAGSDSYVSMQLETGQQQDSKRSTPKYTSNISYHSPTAFKFAYGKHYGQYRLEGEFGYAKSTINEIIGHYGQQTDESGHEEYYSLMVNGLMDFKNTTNFTPYLGAGLGAVDVHNNVSYKPLATTGTLTSDHYSWVWGYQAMAGVNWKVKPKMDVSFSYRYFATGDHTHQQSSTSGSTTVPDIKIQAARIQFIGLGLRYAF, encoded by the coding sequence ATGACAATAAAAAATCACAAAGCAGCTTACAAAGCCTTAGGGGTTGCGTTAATAACAAGTGGTGCATTGTTTTTCACGGCTACATCAGCTTATGCTGGAAGTGATAGTTATGTTTCTATGCAACTGGAAACAGGACAGCAACAGGATTCAAAAAGATCAACACCTAAGTATACGTCAAACATTAGTTACCACTCTCCGACTGCGTTTAAGTTCGCTTATGGAAAACATTATGGGCAATATAGATTGGAAGGTGAATTTGGTTATGCGAAATCCACTATTAACGAGATTATTGGACACTACGGTCAACAGACTGATGAGTCAGGTCATGAAGAGTATTACAGCCTGATGGTAAATGGTCTAATGGATTTTAAAAACACCACTAATTTCACTCCGTATCTTGGTGCTGGTTTAGGTGCTGTTGATGTACATAACAATGTTTCCTATAAACCTCTAGCAACGACAGGAACGCTGACATCGGATCACTACTCTTGGGTATGGGGTTATCAAGCAATGGCAGGTGTAAACTGGAAAGTGAAACCTAAAATGGATGTTAGCTTCAGTTATCGATACTTCGCAACAGGTGATCACACCCACCAACAAAGTAGCACCAGTGGTTCAACAACTGTTCCAGATATTAAAATTCAGGCTGCTAGAATTCAGTTTATTGGATTAGGACTAAGATACGCATTTTGA
- a CDS encoding Nramp family divalent metal transporter, translating into MSHSVQTTLDTKKSFWFFIGPAFLVSVGYMDPGNWATSIEAGSRYGYDLLWVITLASLIAILMQLLSAKLGIATGKNLAQLIRTENPGKGGTFLLSTAALAMVATDLAEFLGVAVALNLLFDIPLVFAIFLTIFDVLLILWLERFGFRWVEMTILAFVATIGLGYVVELWLAQPQWADVAQAMIIPNATIMNTTALFIAMGILGATVMPHNLYLHSHQVMTRQEVAGNAENSRKRFYKMMKWDTVLALVAAWLVNSAILIMASAAFHEKGLLITDIDEAYKTLGPLLGEAAALTFAIALLASGIASSTTGTLAGQIVFESFFKKRRINIFKIRVYIRLATMIPAAIAIMLSAKPLSLLVLSQVILSMQLPFAVIPLVRMTSNPMLMGDLVNDAKTKITAWAATSIIVALNIWLLVMLAIDAFK; encoded by the coding sequence ATGAGTCATTCTGTTCAAACAACTCTGGATACGAAAAAATCGTTTTGGTTTTTTATAGGTCCGGCATTTCTGGTTTCCGTAGGGTATATGGATCCAGGTAACTGGGCGACCTCAATTGAAGCAGGTTCTCGTTATGGTTATGACCTTTTATGGGTCATCACACTGGCATCGTTGATTGCCATCTTGATGCAACTGTTGAGTGCGAAGTTGGGGATAGCAACGGGTAAAAATTTAGCGCAATTAATACGAACCGAAAATCCTGGTAAGGGTGGTACATTTCTATTGTCGACAGCAGCGCTTGCCATGGTCGCAACAGACCTAGCAGAGTTTTTAGGGGTCGCAGTCGCCCTAAACCTATTGTTTGATATTCCTTTGGTCTTCGCGATTTTCTTAACCATTTTTGATGTTTTGCTCATCTTATGGCTTGAACGTTTTGGTTTCCGTTGGGTTGAAATGACCATTCTGGCATTTGTCGCAACCATTGGGTTGGGGTATGTGGTTGAGTTGTGGCTGGCACAGCCGCAATGGGCTGATGTCGCTCAGGCAATGATTATCCCAAATGCGACGATTATGAATACCACGGCACTGTTTATTGCCATGGGGATTTTGGGTGCAACGGTTATGCCGCACAATTTGTATTTGCATTCTCATCAAGTGATGACGCGCCAAGAGGTTGCGGGTAATGCGGAAAACTCGCGCAAAAGATTCTACAAGATGATGAAGTGGGATACGGTACTGGCATTGGTTGCTGCGTGGTTGGTGAACTCAGCGATCTTGATTATGGCATCTGCAGCTTTCCATGAGAAAGGGTTGTTGATTACGGATATTGATGAAGCTTACAAAACGCTTGGGCCTTTATTGGGTGAAGCGGCTGCGTTGACTTTCGCCATTGCACTATTAGCATCGGGGATTGCAAGTTCTACAACGGGAACACTGGCTGGGCAAATCGTTTTTGAATCCTTTTTCAAAAAACGTCGAATCAACATCTTCAAGATTCGTGTTTATATTCGTTTGGCGACGATGATACCTGCGGCCATTGCAATTATGTTGAGTGCCAAGCCTTTAAGTCTACTGGTACTTTCTCAGGTTATTTTATCTATGCAACTGCCCTTTGCGGTGATTCCTTTGGTACGCATGACATCCAATCCAATGCTAATGGGGGATTTGGTGAACGATGCGAAAACCAAAATAACAGCTTGGGCGGCAACCTCCATTATTGTTGCTTTGAACATATGGCTGTTGGTTATGTTGGCGATAGATGCGTTTAAGTAA
- the acnB gene encoding bifunctional aconitate hydratase 2/2-methylisocitrate dehydratase — MLEAYRQHVSERETQGIPPLPLDAKQTAELVELIKNPPAGEEDFVVDLLTNRVPPGVDEASYVKASFLADVAKGTVKVDLISAKEATFLLGTMLGGYNVLPLIELLDSDNVEVVEEAVAALSKTLLVYDAYHDVVEKSKTNDYAMQVVKAWADAEWFNAKPKMPESITVTVFKVEGETNTDDLSPATAAWSRPDIPLHAKEMLVARMDDVDGTIESLKAKGHPVAYVGDVVGTGSSRKSAMNSVMWYFGDDIPYVPNKRQGGVVLGGKIAPIFFNTAEDSGSLPIECDVDQMNMGDVITIYPYEGKITNEAGETISTFELAPDTMPDEVRAGGRVPLIIGRGLTDKARRALGMKPSDVFIRPQDKSQAAHGYSLAQKMVGKACGIEGVRPGMYCEPHMTTVGSQDTTGAMTRDEMKELACLGFSADLVMQSFCHTAAYPKPVDVKLQHSLPEFMTSRGGVALRPGDGVIHSWLNRLLLPDTVGTGGDSHTRFPIGISFPAGSGLVAFGATLGVMPLNMPESVLVRFKGEMQPGITLRDLVNAIPYQAIQEGLLTVEKKGKKNIFNGRVLEIEGLEHLKVEQAFELSDASAERSANGCVVKLSEEPIIEYLKSNMALIDWMVENGYQDARTLLRRRDEMQAWIDSPELLEADADADYAAVIEIDLNTIKEPIVACPNDPDDVKLLTQVTGEKIDEVFIGSCMTNIGHYRAAGKVLEGMNNVPTRLWIAPPTKMDERQLIEEGYYSTYGKVGARTEMPGCSLCMGNQARVADGATVFSTSTRNFPNRLGNGANVYLGSAELAAVCAAEGRIPTLEEYLEAVAMLDTMADDVYRYLQFDEMADYEVESPKKLSDIGVAVA; from the coding sequence ATGTTAGAAGCCTATCGTCAGCACGTGTCCGAGCGTGAAACTCAAGGAATTCCACCATTACCACTAGATGCAAAACAAACAGCGGAATTGGTCGAGTTAATTAAAAACCCTCCGGCTGGTGAAGAAGACTTTGTAGTGGATTTGCTGACAAATCGTGTGCCACCAGGCGTAGACGAAGCTTCTTATGTGAAAGCAAGTTTCTTGGCTGATGTGGCTAAGGGCACTGTTAAAGTAGATTTGATTTCTGCTAAAGAAGCTACTTTCCTATTAGGAACAATGCTGGGGGGATATAACGTCCTACCATTGATTGAACTTCTTGATTCTGACAATGTCGAAGTAGTGGAAGAAGCCGTTGCTGCACTTTCTAAAACCTTGCTGGTTTATGATGCGTATCACGATGTAGTAGAAAAATCTAAAACCAATGATTATGCAATGCAGGTTGTAAAAGCTTGGGCAGATGCAGAGTGGTTTAACGCTAAGCCAAAAATGCCAGAAAGCATTACCGTTACCGTCTTTAAAGTGGAAGGGGAAACCAATACGGATGATCTTTCGCCTGCGACAGCAGCTTGGTCTCGTCCAGATATTCCATTGCACGCTAAAGAAATGCTAGTAGCTCGTATGGATGATGTTGATGGCACTATTGAGAGTCTAAAAGCAAAAGGGCATCCAGTTGCTTACGTAGGGGATGTCGTAGGTACAGGGTCTTCTCGTAAGTCTGCAATGAACTCTGTTATGTGGTATTTCGGTGACGATATTCCTTATGTACCTAACAAGCGCCAAGGTGGTGTGGTACTAGGCGGTAAGATTGCGCCAATCTTCTTCAATACCGCAGAAGACTCTGGTTCACTGCCAATCGAATGTGATGTGGACCAAATGAATATGGGTGATGTGATTACTATTTATCCATACGAAGGTAAAATCACCAATGAAGCTGGTGAAACCATTTCAACTTTTGAATTGGCACCAGATACTATGCCGGACGAAGTCCGTGCTGGCGGTCGTGTTCCACTGATTATCGGTCGTGGATTAACGGATAAGGCACGTCGTGCATTAGGTATGAAACCTTCTGATGTATTCATTCGCCCGCAAGATAAATCGCAAGCGGCACATGGTTATTCTTTAGCACAAAAAATGGTTGGAAAAGCTTGTGGTATTGAAGGTGTTCGCCCAGGTATGTACTGTGAACCACACATGACAACCGTGGGATCGCAAGATACCACCGGTGCAATGACACGTGATGAAATGAAAGAATTAGCGTGTCTTGGTTTTTCTGCGGATTTGGTCATGCAGTCTTTCTGTCATACAGCAGCGTATCCGAAACCAGTTGATGTTAAGTTACAACATTCCTTGCCAGAGTTTATGACGAGCCGTGGTGGTGTTGCGTTACGCCCTGGTGACGGTGTTATTCACTCTTGGTTGAACCGTTTATTGCTACCAGATACAGTCGGTACAGGTGGTGATTCCCATACGCGTTTCCCAATTGGAATTTCTTTTCCTGCGGGTTCAGGCTTGGTTGCTTTTGGTGCGACTTTAGGGGTTATGCCTTTGAATATGCCTGAATCGGTATTGGTTCGTTTTAAAGGGGAAATGCAGCCAGGTATCACACTTCGTGACTTGGTAAATGCAATTCCTTACCAAGCTATTCAAGAAGGACTGTTGACGGTTGAGAAAAAAGGTAAGAAAAATATTTTCAACGGTCGTGTTTTGGAAATCGAAGGTCTGGAGCATTTGAAAGTAGAGCAAGCATTTGAGTTGTCTGATGCATCTGCTGAGCGTTCTGCAAACGGTTGTGTGGTGAAGCTGTCTGAAGAACCTATCATTGAATACTTGAAATCAAACATGGCATTGATCGATTGGATGGTTGAAAACGGTTATCAAGATGCGCGTACGCTATTGCGCCGTCGTGATGAAATGCAGGCTTGGATCGACAGTCCAGAGTTGTTGGAAGCAGATGCCGATGCAGACTATGCCGCGGTAATCGAGATTGATTTGAACACCATTAAAGAACCAATTGTTGCTTGTCCTAACGATCCGGATGATGTGAAGTTATTGACACAGGTAACCGGTGAAAAGATTGATGAAGTCTTTATCGGTTCTTGTATGACGAACATTGGTCATTACCGTGCCGCTGGTAAAGTACTGGAAGGTATGAATAATGTACCAACGCGTTTGTGGATTGCGCCACCAACGAAGATGGATGAGCGTCAGTTGATCGAAGAAGGCTATTACAGCACTTACGGTAAAGTAGGGGCGCGTACAGAAATGCCAGGTTGTTCGTTGTGTATGGGTAACCAAGCGCGAGTCGCAGACGGCGCGACCGTTTTCTCAACTTCAACGCGTAACTTCCCGAACCGTTTGGGTAATGGTGCAAACGTTTATCTTGGCTCGGCAGAGCTTGCAGCGGTTTGTGCAGCAGAAGGGCGTATTCCAACGCTTGAAGAATACCTTGAAGCGGTGGCGATGTTGGATACCATGGCTGACGATGTTTATCGTTATCTGCAATTCGATGAAATGGCAGATTATGAAGTTGAGTCACCTAAAAAGTTGTCTGATATTGGGGTTGCTGTAGCCTAA
- a CDS encoding GGDEF domain-containing protein has protein sequence MANGTSEPRLDLQVNERMFDELMSGMLVTLVFGVFTAFLIVHALLHVAPTAWVFAWLFVNLGIAALRFYILYLYRSKKYKMPSLKIYNYMLTLAAGLVWASLIFFYNLDQPLVMQLMLLMVLGGMPIVSLSTHSHLLMSFLFFSFPSIIALNYWALFETPDLSLNFVVMTLIYTFLVYSTSLRFHNRIKKSYLTNLENESLVQALKNRQVQLENLAYLDPLTELNNRRYFTVSSELALEAIYHKKARLFFFLVDSDKFKHINDHYGHETGDMVLKHIANCLRHSVESFNENNLYEQGQVAEAARLGGDEFIISYVVLDKDFDIENTANALLSKIHQPLEVADKIIYPQASIGVSEAPKQALDVSGLLRLADKAMYQAKKRGGDQVFYCLSTEMPPEKPTDAP, from the coding sequence ATGGCAAATGGAACGTCTGAACCTCGCTTGGATTTACAAGTAAACGAGCGCATGTTTGACGAGTTGATGAGTGGCATGTTGGTGACGCTTGTGTTTGGCGTTTTTACCGCTTTCTTGATTGTTCATGCATTACTTCATGTTGCTCCTACAGCATGGGTGTTTGCATGGTTGTTCGTTAATCTAGGGATAGCTGCATTACGTTTTTATATTTTGTATTTATACCGTAGCAAAAAGTACAAAATGCCTAGCCTGAAAATATATAACTACATGCTTACTTTGGCCGCTGGTTTAGTATGGGCAAGTTTAATATTTTTTTACAACCTAGACCAACCACTGGTTATGCAGCTTATGTTGCTAATGGTTTTAGGTGGAATGCCAATTGTCTCTTTATCGACGCACAGTCATTTATTGATGTCTTTCCTGTTTTTCTCATTCCCCTCAATCATTGCATTGAACTACTGGGCCCTATTTGAAACACCGGATTTGTCTTTAAACTTTGTGGTCATGACGCTGATCTACACTTTTCTGGTCTACAGCACCTCGTTAAGGTTTCACAACCGCATCAAAAAAAGCTACCTCACCAACTTGGAAAATGAGTCGTTGGTTCAAGCCCTTAAAAACAGACAAGTTCAGCTTGAAAACTTGGCTTACCTTGACCCACTCACAGAATTGAACAATCGACGCTACTTCACAGTTTCTTCCGAGCTGGCACTAGAGGCCATTTATCACAAAAAAGCTCGACTCTTCTTTTTTCTGGTGGATTCCGATAAGTTTAAACACATAAACGATCATTACGGACACGAAACAGGCGATATGGTCTTGAAGCACATAGCGAATTGCTTACGTCATTCTGTTGAAAGCTTTAATGAAAATAATCTATATGAGCAAGGTCAAGTTGCTGAAGCAGCTCGATTGGGGGGAGATGAATTTATTATCAGTTATGTTGTGCTGGATAAGGATTTTGATATTGAAAACACAGCAAATGCTTTACTTAGTAAAATACATCAACCTCTTGAGGTCGCAGACAAAATTATCTATCCACAAGCCAGTATTGGTGTTTCAGAAGCACCAAAACAAGCGCTAGATGTGAGCGGTTTGTTGCGTTTGGCAGATAAAGCAATGTATCAGGCTAAAAAACGAGGTGGCGATCAGGTTTTCTACTGCCTATCGACAGAAATGCCACCTGAAAAACCTACTGACGCCCCATAA
- a CDS encoding S49 family peptidase, whose amino-acid sequence MEQNKAFDRLATAAENFIKQERWSRRWSNLLKIIIVLYILVSLGMLVNQVTPGEESSSGKHVGIVSLQGAIMPGSKTSADSINPLLRNAFSDPKTQAVIIKANSPGGSPVQAAMINDEITRLKNKYKKPVYVVVQDLCASGCYYIAVAGDKIFANKGSIIGSIGVRMDTFGFTGLMDKLGIENRSMHSGDHKTFIDPFSAKDKSGREFFQKNILDRTHEQFIETVKKGRGDRLKINKDTFTGLVWLGDDAVKNGLIDGLGDTGYVERNIIKNTNEKTYEGHKSLIEQMMGDISTETASKLSLYLSQLY is encoded by the coding sequence ATGGAACAAAACAAGGCATTTGACAGACTCGCCACCGCAGCAGAAAATTTTATTAAACAAGAGCGTTGGAGTCGTCGCTGGAGCAACCTTCTAAAAATCATTATTGTTTTATACATTTTGGTTTCACTCGGTATGCTGGTTAACCAAGTCACGCCTGGAGAAGAATCGTCATCTGGCAAGCACGTTGGTATTGTTAGTTTACAAGGTGCAATTATGCCTGGCTCTAAAACCAGCGCGGATAGCATCAACCCTTTGTTACGAAATGCTTTTTCTGACCCTAAAACACAAGCAGTCATCATTAAAGCCAACTCACCTGGTGGTAGCCCGGTACAAGCAGCAATGATTAATGATGAAATCACGCGTTTAAAAAATAAATATAAAAAGCCTGTGTACGTTGTCGTGCAAGACCTTTGCGCTTCCGGTTGCTATTACATTGCCGTTGCTGGCGACAAAATCTTCGCCAACAAAGGGTCTATTATCGGCTCTATTGGTGTGCGCATGGATACCTTTGGCTTTACTGGCTTGATGGATAAGTTAGGCATCGAAAATCGTTCTATGCACTCTGGTGACCACAAAACATTTATTGACCCCTTCTCAGCAAAAGATAAATCTGGTCGCGAATTTTTCCAAAAAAATATTTTGGATCGCACACATGAACAGTTTATTGAGACAGTGAAAAAAGGCCGAGGAGATCGCTTAAAAATCAATAAGGACACTTTCACTGGTTTGGTTTGGCTGGGTGATGATGCCGTTAAAAATGGCTTAATTGATGGGCTTGGCGATACAGGTTATGTTGAAAGAAATATTATCAAAAACACCAATGAGAAAACCTATGAAGGGCATAAATCATTAATAGAGCAAATGATGGGCGATATTTCGACTGAAACGGCCAGTAAGTTGTCTTTGTACTTAAGTCAACTTTATTAA
- the uvrC gene encoding excinuclease ABC subunit UvrC, translating to MAQNENFDLTRFLKNLTERPGVYQMLNNDGDIIYVGKAKNLKRRVSSYFNKNHQEIKTRAMVEQVARIEVTLTDTESEALILENTLIKRYKPRYNILFRDDKSYPYIFVSTTKKFPSLSYHRGAKRRVGRYFGPFPNASAVHQTLDSLQKIFPVRQCNESVFNHRSRPCLQYQIKRCTGPCVEGLVTKEEYDEDVQHTIAFLEGKSFELIDELADKMQHAAEELEFEKAGTYRDRISSLRAIQSQHLISQPGSQDSDVIAIERQLNQTCVSLMMYRGGNLWGSQNHFPKMDADSTEDEILAAFISQHYLDLPLPKVILLEHKLSDQASLADLLSQQGMGRVEIKQPANKVTKGLMSLAKTNAVSGLKQHITQKASQMDRVKALQEVLLLAHLPNHIECFDISHTQGNLTVASCVVFDEGVPNTHAYRKFNIEGIQPGDDYAAMRQVINRRYSRLKKENKPLPDLVLVDGGKGQLNQAIEVFKELDLESVPLTSVAKGEGRKAGLEILYTPENFEGIDLEADDIALHLVNHVRDEAHRFAITSHRSRRQKAQTHSRIEDIPGVGAKTRQKLLLHFGGIADVKNAAVSELQKVPGISQNIAQTIYDFFHGDV from the coding sequence ATGGCACAAAACGAAAACTTTGACCTGACACGCTTTTTGAAAAACCTCACCGAACGTCCTGGGGTTTATCAAATGCTGAATAATGATGGGGATATTATTTATGTCGGTAAAGCTAAAAACCTTAAACGCCGCGTTTCCAGCTATTTCAATAAAAATCATCAAGAGATTAAAACGCGTGCAATGGTTGAGCAGGTTGCACGTATCGAAGTCACTTTGACCGATACCGAATCGGAAGCGTTGATACTTGAAAATACGCTGATTAAACGTTACAAACCTCGCTACAACATCCTGTTTCGTGATGACAAATCTTATCCCTATATTTTTGTATCTACGACAAAAAAATTTCCATCACTTAGTTATCACCGTGGTGCAAAGCGAAGAGTAGGGCGTTATTTTGGGCCTTTTCCCAATGCATCAGCCGTGCATCAAACACTCGATAGCTTGCAAAAGATCTTTCCAGTTCGCCAGTGCAATGAATCTGTATTTAACCATCGCTCAAGACCTTGCTTGCAATATCAAATAAAACGCTGCACAGGCCCTTGTGTTGAAGGTTTGGTGACTAAAGAAGAGTATGATGAGGACGTACAACATACCATTGCCTTTTTGGAGGGTAAAAGCTTTGAGTTGATAGACGAATTGGCCGATAAAATGCAACACGCCGCAGAAGAGTTGGAATTTGAAAAAGCCGGTACTTATCGAGATAGAATTTCTTCATTACGTGCGATACAAAGTCAGCATTTGATAAGTCAGCCGGGAAGCCAAGATTCTGATGTGATTGCAATAGAGCGTCAGTTAAATCAAACCTGCGTGTCCTTGATGATGTATCGAGGCGGTAATCTTTGGGGGAGTCAGAACCATTTCCCTAAAATGGATGCAGATTCCACCGAAGACGAAATTTTGGCCGCTTTTATTAGCCAGCACTATTTGGACTTGCCTTTACCTAAAGTAATTTTGTTAGAACACAAATTATCCGATCAGGCCAGCCTGGCAGATTTATTGTCCCAGCAAGGTATGGGTAGGGTAGAAATTAAACAGCCAGCAAACAAAGTCACTAAAGGACTCATGTCTTTAGCCAAAACCAATGCCGTTTCTGGGCTTAAACAGCACATTACGCAAAAAGCTTCGCAGATGGATCGTGTAAAAGCCTTGCAAGAAGTATTGTTGTTAGCTCATTTGCCAAATCATATTGAGTGTTTTGATATTAGCCACACGCAAGGTAACTTAACAGTAGCCAGCTGCGTTGTGTTTGATGAAGGCGTGCCCAACACGCATGCTTATCGCAAGTTTAATATTGAAGGTATACAGCCTGGTGATGACTACGCCGCCATGCGACAAGTTATCAATCGTCGTTATAGTCGCTTGAAAAAAGAAAACAAACCTTTGCCTGATTTAGTGTTGGTTGATGGCGGTAAAGGTCAACTGAATCAAGCCATTGAAGTCTTTAAAGAGCTCGATTTAGAAAGTGTGCCGCTTACTTCCGTAGCAAAAGGAGAGGGACGTAAAGCCGGATTAGAAATACTTTATACCCCAGAAAACTTTGAAGGCATTGATCTGGAAGCTGACGACATTGCATTACACCTTGTTAATCATGTCAGAGATGAAGCGCATCGATTTGCAATAACCAGCCATAGATCACGTCGTCAAAAAGCACAGACACATTCTCGTATTGAAGATATACCGGGTGTAGGCGCCAAGACACGACAGAAGTTGCTACTTCATTTTGGCGGTATTGCGGATGTTAAAAACGCAGCTGTTTCAGAGTTACAAAAAGTGCCTGGGATTAGTCAAAACATAGCACAAACCATCTATGACTTTTTTCACGGAGATGTTTAG
- the pgsA gene encoding CDP-diacylglycerol--glycerol-3-phosphate 3-phosphatidyltransferase, whose protein sequence is MLMTWTRVALIPVFLICYFSPIDDARFWAGLAFMIAAITDWFDGFFARKLNVSSKLGAFLDPVADKLIVSAALIVVAVEYQNLWVTLSAVVIMMREISISALREWMAENNAREVVAVSSLGKIKTASQLAALTWLVYGGSLWGINWGELGFPMLYFAAILTLITWWQYSVAALPVLREAAKEEK, encoded by the coding sequence ATGCTAATGACCTGGACGCGAGTAGCCTTAATTCCAGTATTTTTAATTTGCTATTTTTCACCTATTGACGATGCTCGTTTCTGGGCTGGGCTTGCTTTCATGATTGCCGCTATTACAGACTGGTTTGATGGTTTTTTTGCCAGAAAGCTTAACGTTAGCAGTAAGTTGGGCGCATTTCTTGACCCTGTTGCTGATAAATTAATCGTTTCTGCGGCATTGATTGTTGTTGCGGTAGAATACCAAAACCTATGGGTTACGCTTTCAGCGGTCGTTATTATGATGCGTGAAATCAGCATTTCAGCCTTAAGAGAATGGATGGCTGAAAATAACGCACGTGAGGTTGTTGCCGTTTCCAGCCTTGGTAAAATAAAAACTGCTTCACAACTAGCCGCTTTGACCTGGCTGGTTTATGGCGGTAGTCTATGGGGAATAAACTGGGGTGAGCTAGGCTTTCCAATGCTTTATTTTGCTGCTATTTTAACCCTGATTACCTGGTGGCAATATTCTGTTGCAGCACTGCCTGTTCTACGAGAAGCTGCAAAAGAAGAAAAGTAG